The proteins below are encoded in one region of Apostichopus japonicus isolate 1M-3 chromosome 22, ASM3797524v1, whole genome shotgun sequence:
- the LOC139963531 gene encoding uncharacterized protein, protein MGTRMAPSYACLFMSSLEERMLSTAPCRPLIWWRYIDDIFFVWTSDEDSLLTFINHINSFHSTIKFTSDYSHQQVNFLDVTVRKEHGSLSTDLYTKPTDTHQYLHSSSCHPCHYKSGIAYSQALRLLRICSNNSSFIRHADALEKHLTARSHSARRVREAIQRVCSLSRSSTLAVKDKKGRDCNNKLPLVVTFHPNLPPLQKITSNNHNILLTSDRLQRVVPEKPITAYRRPRNLRDLLVCAAVPPLTSNPTPIQHGTFKCDRTSRCIVCSHHIVESNSITSHSMQLTHKTKGHITCTTTNVIYLISCRVCGIQYVGKTKTTLKKRFYGHRSTVNTMKTETPVGEHFNLPNHTINDMSLQGIESLGSLLT, encoded by the coding sequence atgggaaccaggatggctccttcctatgcatgcctgtttatgtctagccttgaagaacgcatgctcagtacagctccctgccgtccccttatctggtggcgctacattgatgacatcttcttcgtttggaccagtgatgaggatagcctgctcaccttcatcaatcacatcaattctttccacagcaccatcaaattcacctctgattactctcaccaacaggttaactttctcgatgtgactgttcgcaaggaacacggttctctctcaacagacttatacaccaagcccacagacacacaccagtatctccattcttcaagctgccatccctgTCACtacaagtctggaattgcctacagtcaagcacttcgtcttcttcgcatttgctctaacaattcctctttcattcgccatgcagatgctttggaaaaacaccttactgccaggagccatagtgccagaagggtgcgtgaagccattcagagagtctgctccctttccagatcatctactttggcagtgaaggacaaaaagggacgagattgcaacaacaagctgcccctggttgttactttccacccaaatcttcctcctcttcagaaaatcacctctaacaaccacaacattctccttacttcagatagactccaacgagtcgtccctgaaaaacccatcaccgcctacagacgaccacgcaacctacgagaccttcttgtgtgtgctgctgttccacctctaacttctaaccctacacccattcagcatggtactttcaaatgtgatcgtacttcgagatgcatcgtctgcagccaccacattgttgaatccaattccatcaccagccacagcatgcaactcacacacaagactaagggtcacatcacttgcactaccaccaatgtcatctacctGATCTcctgtagagtttgcggcatccagtatgttggcaaaaccaaaaccaccctcaagaagcgattctatggtcacagatccacagtcaacaccatgaagactgagaccccagttggagaacattttaaccttcccaaccataccattaacgacatgtccctacaggggattgaatccttaggtagcctcctgacctag